A segment of the Campylobacter concisus genome:
ACTTTCTTAAAGGAAAATTTAGATCAAAATGAGAATTTTAATCACCTCAGTCGCAAAGAAAAAAGAAGCAAAGAAACTAAGCAAGAAGCTCGTAAAAAAGAGCCTTGCAGCTTGTGTAAGTGGCTTCAGCGCAAAAAGCATTTATCTTTGGCAAAAGGAGCTTTGCGATGAAAAAGAGCAAATTTTACTCATAAAAACGGACGTTAAATTTAAAAAAGTAGCTAAATTTATAAGAAAGCACCACAGCTACGAAATCCCAGAAATTCTATCCTTAAAGCCAAAAGAGGTCTTTAAAAAATATAAAAAATGGATAAAAAAATCAACCAAAAAAGGTAAAAAATGAGACTAACACCAACTAGAAGCGTGAAAGATGAAAAGATAAAAAATGTAAATTTAAGCACAGCTATGCTTAGCCCAAGCTCTGCTCACGGCGGACTTTACGCGCCAAAAAAGCTTCCAAAAATAACAAAATCAAAGTGGCAAGAGCTCTCACAATTAAGCTACGAGAAACTCGCACTTTATATCATATCACTATTTAAATTTGATGTGCCAGAGGCGTTTTTCAAAAAGGCGGTTAAGAGATACGCGAGTTTTGACGATCCAAAGCACCCAGTCATTTTTAAAAAAATAGATAAAAATTTATACGTAAACGAGCTATATCACGGCCCAACTAGGGCATTTAAGGATATGGCGCTTCAGCCTTTTGGCTCGCTGCTTAGCCAGCTAGCAAATGAAAGAGGCGAAAGATACCTTATCATGTGCGCAACTAGCGGTGACACTGGACCTGCGACACTTCAGACTTTTGCAAATGACGAAAATATCAAGGTCGTTTGCCTCTATCCAGATGGCGGCACGAGCGAGGTTCAAAAGCTTCAGATGCAGACCATGCAGGGTGAAAATTTAAAGGTTTTTGGCATAAAAGGCGACTTTGACGACGCCCAAAGAGCACTTAAAACGCTGCTTGCAAATGATAAATTTAAGGCTGAGCTTAAGAAAAAGCGCCTTAAACTAAGTGCGGCAAACTCGGTAAATTTTGGCAGAATTCTCTTTCAGATCATATACCACGCCTACGCTTATGCAAATTTACTAAAGCAAAAGGCGCTTAAGGTAAATGAGAGCTTTGACATCATCGTGCCAAGTGGAAATTTTGGCAACGCACTTGGGGCATATTACGCTAAAAAAATGGGCGCAAAGATCGGTAAGATCAAGATCTCCTCAAATGCAAACAACATCTTGACGCAGTTTTTCACCACTGGCGTTTACGACCTAAGAGATAAAAAGCTGGTTAAGACGATAAGCCCAGCCATGGACATTTTGATCAGCTCAAACGTCGAGCGCTTGCTATTTGATAAATTTGGTAGCGTTAGAACCAATGAACTCATGCAAAGCCTAGCTAAAAATAAATTTTATAAGCTTAGTAAGCAAGAGCTTGAAGCGCTAAAAGAGGACTTTGAGGCTAGCTGGTGCGACGATAAAGAGTGTGAGGCATACATCGCAAAGCTCGCAAGGGGCGGCTATGCGATCGATCCGCATACAGCTACTTGCTTTAAGATGGTGGATGCTAGCCGCATAAACGTCATCACATCGACCGCGCACTGGGTGAAATTTACGCCAAGCATGATCAAAGCGTGCCAGATCAAAGATACAAAAGATGAGAAAGATGCGCTGGCAAAGACCGCTAAAATCTTAAATGACAGCGTGCCAAGCTCAATTAATTCGCTATTTAGCGCGAAAATTTTACACAAAAACATCATAAAAGAGGACGAGATAGAAAAGTGCGTCCTAGAATG
Coding sequences within it:
- the cutA gene encoding divalent cation tolerance protein CutA; protein product: MRILITSVAKKKEAKKLSKKLVKKSLAACVSGFSAKSIYLWQKELCDEKEQILLIKTDVKFKKVAKFIRKHHSYEIPEILSLKPKEVFKKYKKWIKKSTKKGKK
- the thrC gene encoding threonine synthase, whose product is MRLTPTRSVKDEKIKNVNLSTAMLSPSSAHGGLYAPKKLPKITKSKWQELSQLSYEKLALYIISLFKFDVPEAFFKKAVKRYASFDDPKHPVIFKKIDKNLYVNELYHGPTRAFKDMALQPFGSLLSQLANERGERYLIMCATSGDTGPATLQTFANDENIKVVCLYPDGGTSEVQKLQMQTMQGENLKVFGIKGDFDDAQRALKTLLANDKFKAELKKKRLKLSAANSVNFGRILFQIIYHAYAYANLLKQKALKVNESFDIIVPSGNFGNALGAYYAKKMGAKIGKIKISSNANNILTQFFTTGVYDLRDKKLVKTISPAMDILISSNVERLLFDKFGSVRTNELMQSLAKNKFYKLSKQELEALKEDFEASWCDDKECEAYIAKLARGGYAIDPHTATCFKMVDASRINVITSTAHWVKFTPSMIKACQIKDTKDEKDALAKTAKILNDSVPSSINSLFSAKILHKNIIKEDEIEKCVLEWIER